One Serpentinicella alkaliphila DNA segment encodes these proteins:
- a CDS encoding transglycosylase domain-containing protein → MTQKNQPEKSNDTTNKKRKKNKFKILRTIILFTVILGVITSTIAGALVIKIIKTADPIDAANIYELLDESSLVLDSSGQVLERIQREGYRDIVNYSRMPEHLREAFVAIEDERFWSHNGLDFKRIFGALWTNLRTGSKQGASTINQQLAKNLFLEFDQTYERKIKDMYYGVLLDRQLSKPQILEAYLNTINLGSGAYGVQAAAQIYFSKDVEELTLAESAMLAGITRNPASYPPFLTLTKDKVKEDHYILDDSDPTYTIVFRESALNRQKLVLKQMRKLNNINEAEYQEALAQDIKASLKPNRMISSEVSSYFGDLVKSDVIEVLKTLGYSNEDATNMLFSGGLRISSTVDKRIQMILEEEYSKPENFPTITAQAVASNRNLVKGEDGIIRDLKDVIQPQSAMVIIDYNNGEIKGLIGGREVTGKKIFNRATDARQPGSSIKPIAIYAPAIERGFTAASVVDDVRVDVNGYRPHNFDRRYRGLVPLRTSLNWSSNVVAVRLGSMLSHNNRASILTMHEYIEKFGVTSLVSATNPVIIGGQKYNDENLSLALGGMTRGISPLELTAAYGTIANEGVYIKPVTFTQITDKYGNIIYENKPNRNRVITPQTSYLLTSMLQSVVTNGTGGPGKIPGFQVAGKTGTTNDKFDVWFAGYTPHYSAALWIGSDNNATLTGNSSNAARLWQQVMARVHQGLPQKNFPVPDGIIHVDVCSRSGKLPTELCSRAPGGSTIITEAFVKGAEPTEYCDVHVLADIHVPSGKLATEFTPPWEIEQRVFIKRPVPFNPAEFEGYAPDDAKYELPKSYYDPFDSIWNGNNGVYDSDNNNNQENGNGIGNGHGNGNGNGNGNGRGNNEDDGYIIDSLNN, encoded by the coding sequence ATGACTCAGAAAAATCAACCAGAGAAATCAAACGACACTACAAATAAAAAAAGAAAAAAAAATAAGTTTAAAATATTAAGAACAATTATTCTCTTTACAGTAATTCTAGGAGTCATTACTTCTACTATAGCGGGAGCATTAGTTATTAAAATAATTAAGACTGCGGACCCTATAGACGCCGCTAACATCTATGAATTATTGGATGAGAGTTCCTTAGTACTTGATTCTAGCGGTCAAGTTCTAGAAAGAATTCAACGAGAAGGCTATAGAGATATTGTTAATTACTCACGTATGCCTGAGCATTTAAGAGAGGCCTTTGTAGCTATTGAGGACGAACGTTTTTGGTCTCATAATGGCCTTGATTTTAAGCGTATTTTTGGTGCATTATGGACAAATTTACGTACTGGCTCTAAGCAAGGGGCAAGTACAATTAATCAGCAGTTAGCTAAAAACCTATTTTTAGAATTTGATCAAACCTATGAAAGAAAAATTAAGGATATGTATTATGGAGTTTTATTAGACCGTCAGTTGTCAAAACCTCAAATACTTGAAGCCTATTTAAATACCATAAATCTAGGTAGCGGTGCCTACGGTGTTCAAGCTGCTGCGCAAATCTATTTTTCAAAAGATGTTGAGGAACTAACATTAGCGGAGTCAGCAATGCTTGCTGGTATTACCCGTAATCCGGCCAGCTATCCTCCATTCTTAACCTTGACTAAAGATAAAGTTAAAGAAGATCATTATATTTTAGATGACAGTGATCCAACATATACAATTGTTTTTAGAGAAAGTGCACTTAATCGTCAAAAACTTGTTCTTAAACAGATGAGAAAGTTAAATAACATTAATGAAGCAGAGTATCAAGAAGCCTTGGCTCAAGATATTAAAGCCTCATTAAAACCTAATAGAATGATTTCATCAGAGGTATCATCATATTTTGGCGATTTAGTTAAAAGTGATGTTATAGAAGTTTTAAAAACCCTTGGTTACTCTAATGAAGATGCAACTAATATGCTATTTTCAGGGGGATTAAGGATCTCTAGTACAGTTGATAAAAGAATACAAATGATTTTAGAAGAAGAATATTCTAAACCAGAGAATTTTCCTACTATTACAGCTCAAGCTGTCGCTTCAAATCGAAACTTAGTTAAAGGTGAAGATGGAATAATTAGAGACCTTAAGGATGTTATCCAACCACAATCAGCAATGGTAATTATCGATTATAATAACGGAGAAATTAAAGGACTTATAGGTGGTAGAGAAGTTACTGGAAAAAAGATTTTTAACAGAGCAACAGATGCGAGACAACCTGGTTCTTCAATTAAACCAATTGCAATTTATGCCCCTGCAATAGAAAGAGGCTTTACAGCTGCTTCGGTTGTGGACGACGTTAGAGTTGATGTTAATGGTTATCGACCACATAACTTTGATAGAAGATATAGAGGACTTGTACCTTTAAGAACCTCTCTAAATTGGTCAAGTAACGTTGTTGCTGTAAGACTTGGTAGTATGCTAAGTCATAACAACAGAGCTTCTATATTAACTATGCATGAATATATTGAGAAATTTGGTGTAACATCCCTAGTTTCTGCTACTAACCCTGTTATTATAGGCGGCCAAAAATATAATGATGAGAATCTTTCTTTGGCTTTAGGAGGTATGACAAGAGGTATTTCTCCACTGGAGCTTACTGCTGCCTATGGAACAATTGCAAACGAAGGGGTTTATATTAAACCAGTTACTTTTACTCAAATTACTGATAAATACGGTAATATTATTTATGAGAACAAACCAAATAGAAATAGAGTGATAACACCACAAACATCGTATTTATTAACTAGTATGTTACAAAGTGTTGTAACAAATGGAACTGGTGGACCTGGAAAAATACCAGGCTTCCAGGTCGCTGGTAAAACTGGTACAACTAATGATAAATTTGATGTTTGGTTTGCTGGATATACGCCACATTATTCAGCAGCACTTTGGATAGGTAGTGATAATAATGCAACCCTTACTGGAAACAGCAGTAATGCAGCTAGACTATGGCAACAGGTTATGGCAAGAGTTCATCAGGGCCTACCACAAAAGAATTTCCCTGTTCCTGATGGAATTATTCATGTAGACGTATGTAGTAGATCCGGTAAATTACCAACAGAGCTATGCTCTAGGGCACCAGGCGGTAGTACAATAATTACAGAAGCCTTCGTAAAAGGAGCTGAACCTACAGAATATTGTGATGTTCATGTATTAGCAGATATTCATGTTCCTTCTGGAAAACTGGCTACTGAGTTTACTCCACCTTGGGAGATTGAGCAAAGAGTATTTATTAAAAGGCCAGTACCTTTTAACCCTGCAGAGTTTGAAGGCTATGCTCCAGACGACGCTAAATATGAACTACCAAAATCTTACTATGATCCTTTTGATTCCATCTGGAACGGTAATAATGGTGTGTACGATTCTGATAATAATAACAACCAAGAAAATGGTAATGGCATAGGCAATGGCCATGGTAACGGAAATGGAAATGGAAATGGTAATGGCCGAGGAAATAATGAAGATGATGGTTATATAATTGATTCACTGAATAACTAA
- a CDS encoding YebC/PmpR family DNA-binding transcriptional regulator translates to MGRIGNIIDRKAKQDSKRAKIYTKLARLITVAAKEGGIDPEYNANLKNAIDKAKAQNMPNDNIARAVKKAAGDLSGNSFENITYEGYGPNGVAVIVEVLTDNRNRTAGDVRHAFDKNGGNLGTSGCVSFMFDKKGQIIVEKKDSIDEETLMMQALDAGAEDFVSEEDAYEIITSQEDFIAVKDALANGGYEFVNADILFIPQTQAELHGEDIKKMNKLIDMLEDNDDIQAVHHNWNQVE, encoded by the coding sequence ATGGGAAGAATAGGTAACATTATTGATAGAAAGGCTAAGCAAGATTCTAAAAGAGCTAAAATTTATACTAAGCTTGCAAGATTAATTACAGTAGCAGCTAAAGAAGGCGGAATTGATCCTGAGTATAACGCAAATTTAAAAAATGCCATTGATAAAGCAAAAGCACAAAATATGCCAAACGATAATATTGCTAGAGCGGTTAAAAAGGCTGCTGGTGATTTATCAGGAAACAGTTTTGAAAATATAACTTATGAAGGTTATGGTCCAAATGGTGTAGCTGTAATTGTAGAGGTTTTAACTGATAATAGAAATAGAACAGCTGGAGATGTTAGACACGCATTTGATAAAAATGGTGGAAACTTAGGAACATCAGGCTGTGTTTCTTTTATGTTTGATAAAAAGGGTCAAATAATTGTTGAAAAGAAAGATAGTATAGATGAAGAAACATTAATGATGCAAGCATTAGATGCAGGGGCTGAGGACTTTGTTTCTGAGGAAGATGCATATGAAATAATTACATCACAAGAAGATTTTATTGCAGTAAAAGATGCTTTAGCTAACGGAGGCTATGAATTTGTAAACGCAGATATTTTATTTATACCTCAAACTCAAGCTGAACTACATGGGGAAGATATAAAGAAGATGAATAAGCTAATTGATATGCTTGAGGATAATGATGATATTCAAGCTGTGCACCACAACTGGAATCAAGTTGAATAG
- a CDS encoding YigZ family protein, whose translation MIYEYKTLHNYGENEIIIEKSKFISYSMPINTEEEAIQFVEKIKAKHKDATHNVPAYVVGLNNEIQRYSDDGEPSGTAGIPVLEVIKKEDLRNVAIVVTRYFGGVKLGTGGLVRAYTTGAKIGIEAGKIIVKKYYQTIKIKIDYNLLGKIQNDIIQSGYLIKEILYTETVDIFIYIPYKEKDIFKAKAIEWTNARCNIIDCEEEYLSELDGKIIP comes from the coding sequence ATGATATATGAATATAAAACATTACATAACTATGGAGAAAATGAAATTATTATTGAAAAATCTAAATTTATCTCTTACTCTATGCCAATAAATACAGAGGAAGAGGCTATACAATTTGTTGAGAAAATAAAAGCTAAACATAAGGATGCAACACATAATGTGCCTGCATACGTTGTGGGGTTAAATAACGAGATACAGAGATATAGTGATGATGGAGAACCTTCAGGCACTGCTGGAATACCAGTGCTAGAAGTAATAAAGAAAGAGGATTTACGAAATGTAGCCATTGTAGTAACCAGATATTTTGGTGGTGTAAAGCTAGGTACTGGTGGATTAGTTAGGGCTTATACTACTGGCGCTAAAATAGGGATTGAGGCTGGAAAAATAATTGTTAAAAAGTATTATCAAACTATAAAAATAAAAATTGACTATAATCTTTTGGGTAAAATACAAAATGACATTATACAAAGTGGGTATTTAATTAAGGAAATACTTTATACAGAAACTGTAGATATATTTATTTATATACCATATAAAGAAAAAGATATATTTAAAGCTAAAGCAATAGAATGGACTAATGCTAGATGTAATATAATTGATTGTGAAGAAGAATATTTATCTGAACTTGATGGCAAAATAATTCCTTAA
- the hflX gene encoding GTPase HflX: METNEIMEKEVQRAVLVGFNNTSKIENIEIESSMDELEELAKTAGAEVLARIIQNKASIDAKYYIGKGKVEEIKQFSLDNDANVVIFNDELSGSQIRNLEEAIGIDVIDRTALILDIFAQRAQSKEGKLQVELAQLKYRLPRLTGLGNQLSRLGSGIGTRGPGEKKLETDRRHILRRIDDIKEQLDDVKKNRETQRSQRIKSELPIVALVGYTNAGKSTLMNSLLNMSVSNDEKKYVYAEDKLFATLDVSLRKISLEDKFEFLLTDTVGFVSKLPHGLVNAFKATLEEVKYADLLLHIIDASNSDYKLQKETTKTVLKELGINDKKIVDVYNKIDKMEDIISLNLDEKSLCVSAKNGTNLDKLLELVRTELGVETIKTNLTIPYDKGNVLSQLHKDAIVISTEYAEQGIVCEVQIDKDIHYKYKEFEKK; encoded by the coding sequence ATGGAAACAAATGAAATAATGGAAAAAGAAGTACAAAGGGCTGTTTTAGTGGGATTTAATAATACAAGTAAAATAGAAAACATAGAAATAGAGTCATCAATGGACGAACTAGAGGAATTAGCTAAAACAGCTGGTGCTGAAGTATTGGCAAGAATTATTCAAAATAAAGCTTCTATTGACGCTAAATATTATATTGGAAAAGGTAAGGTTGAAGAGATAAAACAGTTTTCCTTAGATAACGACGCCAATGTGGTTATATTTAATGATGAATTATCAGGCTCCCAAATACGTAATTTAGAAGAAGCTATAGGTATAGATGTTATAGATAGAACAGCACTAATACTAGATATTTTTGCTCAACGAGCGCAATCTAAGGAAGGGAAGCTTCAGGTTGAACTTGCTCAGCTAAAGTATAGATTGCCTAGGTTAACGGGTCTAGGTAACCAATTATCTAGATTAGGTAGCGGTATTGGTACTAGAGGGCCTGGTGAAAAGAAGCTTGAAACAGACAGAAGACATATATTAAGAAGAATTGATGACATTAAAGAGCAACTAGATGATGTGAAAAAAAATAGGGAAACTCAAAGATCTCAAAGGATAAAATCTGAGTTGCCTATTGTCGCTTTAGTAGGGTATACTAACGCAGGAAAATCAACTCTAATGAATTCCTTGCTTAATATGAGCGTTAGTAATGATGAAAAAAAATATGTTTACGCAGAGGACAAGCTATTTGCAACACTTGATGTATCCTTAAGAAAAATTTCCTTAGAGGATAAGTTTGAATTTTTACTAACAGATACCGTAGGCTTTGTTAGTAAACTACCTCATGGATTAGTTAATGCTTTTAAAGCTACTTTAGAGGAAGTTAAGTATGCGGATTTATTACTACATATTATAGATGCATCAAACAGTGATTATAAGCTGCAAAAAGAAACTACGAAGACTGTTTTAAAAGAATTAGGAATAAATGATAAAAAAATTGTTGACGTTTACAATAAAATTGATAAAATGGAGGATATTATAAGCTTAAATTTAGATGAAAAGTCATTATGTGTATCAGCTAAAAATGGCACAAATTTAGACAAGTTATTAGAATTAGTTCGAACTGAGTTAGGTGTCGAAACCATAAAAACTAATTTAACAATTCCATATGATAAAGGGAATGTATTGTCACAACTACATAAGGATGCAATAGTTATATCTACTGAGTATGCTGAACAAGGTATTGTTTGTGAAGTACAGATAGATAAGGACATCCATTATAAGTATAAGGAATTCGAAAAAAAATAG
- a CDS encoding IS1634 family transposase: protein MSLAIDRAGLPVGYDLFSGNTHDSTMLIPALKNMKNRYALERVILTADKALNSGKNLAFLVENNDGYIVSQKVRGLAKTFIKEILKDEGYVYNSTKTFKIKSFFRERKTNNENGEEITLKEKVVSFWAADYDAREKHKREKLEEKIQEYLENPSKYKASNRYGVKKYLKEIEIDTFTGEVEDKKTLLEFEAAKYERDVALDGYYALVTSELEMPDEEIIERYRGLWKIEESFKVLKSDLEGRPVYVRREDRIEGHFYYLFRSIINFENFRE, encoded by the coding sequence ATGAGTCTAGCAATTGATAGAGCAGGCCTACCTGTTGGGTATGATCTTTTTTCTGGTAATACCCATGATAGTACAATGCTTATTCCTGCCTTAAAGAATATGAAAAATAGATATGCTCTTGAGAGAGTAATTCTAACAGCAGACAAAGCTCTAAATAGTGGTAAAAACCTAGCTTTTCTTGTAGAAAACAATGATGGTTACATAGTTTCACAAAAGGTAAGAGGTCTTGCTAAGACATTTATAAAAGAAATTCTTAAAGATGAAGGCTACGTTTATAACTCTACTAAAACTTTTAAGATTAAATCTTTCTTCAGGGAAAGAAAAACTAATAACGAAAATGGTGAGGAAATTACACTCAAAGAAAAAGTTGTATCTTTCTGGGCTGCTGATTATGATGCTAGAGAAAAACACAAAAGAGAAAAATTAGAAGAAAAAATTCAAGAGTATCTTGAAAATCCTTCGAAATATAAAGCTTCTAATCGTTATGGTGTAAAAAAGTATTTAAAAGAAATAGAGATAGATACTTTTACAGGTGAAGTGGAAGATAAAAAAACGCTCTTAGAGTTTGAAGCTGCTAAGTACGAAAGAGATGTGGCCTTAGATGGGTATTATGCTCTTGTTACCAGTGAGCTTGAAATGCCTGATGAAGAAATAATTGAAAGGTATAGAGGTCTTTGGAAGATAGAAGAATCTTTTAAAGTTTTAAAGTCAGATTTAGAAGGTCGTCCTGTCTATGTTCGAAGAGAGGATAGAATAGAAGGACATTTTTATTATTTGTTTCGTAGCATTATTAATTTCGAGAATTTTAGAGAATAA
- the nadE gene encoding NAD(+) synthase has protein sequence MGSEIKLKIEKVVEWLREQVKNSNTEGLVVGISGGIDSAVVANLIKKAFPNNSLGVILPIKSAAKDIEDAKALINACGIQHIQIDLSDEHTRIFDKAMKELKNTELYKEKNVKLTDANLRARLRMSSLYTVANNLNYMVVGTDNAAEVLTGYFTKYGDGGVDLLPISSLKKSEVYEWARELGVPQQILDRAPSAGLWEGQTDETEMGTTYKYIDDYLSGIEIPDKDKEIIERMHRQSEHKRQMPPSPNL, from the coding sequence ATGGGAAGTGAAATTAAGCTTAAAATTGAAAAAGTAGTAGAATGGTTAAGGGAGCAAGTGAAAAACTCAAATACTGAGGGGCTAGTAGTAGGTATTTCAGGTGGAATTGATTCCGCGGTTGTTGCTAACCTAATAAAAAAGGCTTTTCCTAATAATTCATTAGGAGTAATATTGCCAATTAAAAGCGCTGCAAAAGATATAGAGGATGCAAAAGCTTTAATTAATGCATGTGGAATTCAGCATATACAAATAGATTTAAGCGATGAACACACTAGAATTTTTGATAAAGCAATGAAAGAATTAAAGAATACTGAATTATATAAAGAAAAAAATGTAAAATTAACAGACGCTAACTTAAGAGCTAGACTAAGAATGAGTTCACTATATACAGTAGCAAATAATTTAAATTATATGGTTGTAGGTACAGATAACGCAGCAGAGGTATTAACAGGCTACTTTACTAAGTATGGTGATGGCGGGGTTGATTTGCTTCCAATTTCTTCATTGAAAAAGAGTGAAGTATATGAATGGGCTAGAGAATTAGGTGTACCACAACAAATTTTAGATAGAGCGCCATCAGCGGGACTTTGGGAGGGTCAAACTGATGAAACTGAAATGGGCACTACGTATAAATATATAGATGATTATTTATCAGGAATTGAAATACCAGATAAAGATAAAGAAATAATTGAGAGAATGCATAGACAATCAGAACATAAGAGACAAATGCCGCCGTCTCCAAATTTATAG
- a CDS encoding NUDIX hydrolase, with product MILRNCAGGVVFYANQVFLLKNEKNEWVLPKGKIRNEELSSDTALNRTKLECGINAEIISTAGGTCYEFFSLSRRQPVCNSITWYIMKSTSKEFQVNKEMGFKDGGFFSIDDALELITYSQDKSLVKLSYKKYKQYMKEKVAV from the coding sequence ATGATATTAAGAAATTGTGCTGGTGGAGTTGTTTTTTACGCAAATCAGGTGTTTCTTTTGAAAAATGAGAAAAATGAATGGGTTTTACCTAAAGGAAAAATTCGTAATGAAGAGCTTTCCAGTGATACTGCGTTAAATCGCACTAAATTAGAGTGTGGAATTAATGCTGAAATAATATCAACTGCTGGTGGCACTTGTTACGAATTTTTTTCACTTTCAAGAAGACAGCCGGTGTGCAATTCAATAACGTGGTATATAATGAAATCAACCTCAAAGGAATTTCAGGTTAACAAAGAGATGGGCTTTAAAGATGGAGGATTTTTCTCTATTGATGATGCTTTAGAATTAATTACCTATAGTCAGGATAAATCCTTAGTGAAATTGTCGTATAAGAAGTATAAGCAGTACATGAAAGAAAAAGTTGCAGTGTAA
- a CDS encoding sulfite exporter TauE/SafE family protein, whose product MKNIHYWIKILIIGFSAGLINGIFGAGGGMIVVPALTCFFNVEQHKAQATAISIILPFAIISSYVYYIKGFVDIGTTFQVAIGGIIGSYIGSKALTRFSDTALRKIFGVFIILAAIRMLV is encoded by the coding sequence ATGAAAAATATACATTATTGGATTAAAATATTAATCATAGGTTTCAGTGCTGGCCTAATAAATGGTATTTTTGGTGCAGGTGGTGGTATGATTGTTGTTCCTGCCCTTACCTGTTTCTTTAATGTAGAACAGCACAAGGCTCAAGCTACTGCTATTTCAATAATACTCCCTTTTGCTATTATTAGCAGTTATGTATATTATATTAAGGGTTTTGTTGATATAGGTACTACTTTTCAAGTAGCTATTGGAGGCATTATAGGAAGCTATATAGGATCTAAAGCCTTAACTCGCTTTTCTGATACTGCCTTAAGAAAAATATTTGGTGTTTTTATAATCTTAGCAGCTATAAGGATGTTGGTATAA
- a CDS encoding sulfite exporter TauE/SafE family protein: MVLFFLGLFAGIIGGMGIGGGIILIPGLIFFTALKQQTIQSINLLSFIPLSLIALFIHIKNKNVLLKLSVPIIVFGLFGAYLGSKIAANIPSETLQKMFGIFILLIGFYEIFGRKKLSKKK, encoded by the coding sequence ATGGTACTTTTTTTTCTTGGCCTCTTTGCAGGCATTATCGGGGGTATGGGAATAGGTGGGGGAATAATTTTAATTCCTGGTCTAATTTTTTTTACTGCACTTAAGCAGCAGACTATTCAAAGTATTAATCTTTTATCCTTTATCCCCTTATCGTTAATTGCTTTATTCATACATATAAAGAACAAAAATGTATTATTAAAGCTAAGCGTCCCAATAATTGTTTTCGGCCTATTTGGAGCCTATTTAGGCTCAAAAATTGCAGCAAATATCCCTTCGGAAACTCTACAAAAAATGTTTGGAATTTTTATTTTACTTATTGGTTTTTACGAAATATTCGGAAGAAAAAAACTAAGCAAAAAAAAATAG
- the metA gene encoding homoserine O-acetyltransferase MetA: MPIKIPDNLPATEVLNNENIFVMTENRAFHQDIRPLKIVIMNLMPTKVVTETQLLRLLGNTPLQVDIVFIHPRNHESKNTPKEHLLEFYHTFDEIKNQKFDGMIITGAPIEQLDFEQVTYWDELKEIMEWSKKNVFSRLYICWGAQAGLYYNYGIPKYTLPEKMFGVFPHSIKKKNVKLLRGFDDMFYVPHSRHTTVKREDVENHPDLEILCESKEAGVYMVISKDQRNIFVTGHPEYDPLTLKAEYDRDLDKGLDISMPKNYFEQDDPTKVPLVRWRGHANIFYSNWLNYYVYQETPYNLNDL, encoded by the coding sequence ATGCCAATAAAAATTCCTGATAATTTACCAGCAACGGAAGTTCTAAATAACGAGAATATCTTTGTAATGACTGAAAATCGAGCATTTCATCAGGATATAAGACCACTTAAAATTGTAATTATGAATCTTATGCCGACAAAGGTTGTAACAGAGACGCAACTACTAAGACTACTAGGAAATACTCCATTACAGGTAGATATAGTATTTATCCACCCAAGAAATCATGAATCTAAAAATACACCTAAGGAACATCTTTTAGAGTTTTATCATACCTTTGATGAAATAAAAAATCAAAAATTTGATGGAATGATTATTACTGGTGCACCTATTGAGCAATTAGATTTTGAGCAAGTAACATACTGGGATGAGCTCAAAGAGATTATGGAATGGAGCAAGAAAAATGTATTCTCTAGACTATATATTTGCTGGGGAGCTCAGGCAGGTTTATACTACAATTACGGTATTCCAAAATATACTCTACCAGAAAAAATGTTTGGAGTATTTCCTCATAGTATTAAGAAGAAAAATGTTAAATTATTAAGAGGATTCGATGATATGTTCTATGTTCCTCACTCTAGACATACGACAGTGAAAAGAGAGGATGTTGAAAACCATCCTGACTTAGAAATTCTGTGTGAATCAAAGGAAGCTGGAGTGTATATGGTAATATCAAAAGACCAACGTAATATTTTTGTGACTGGTCATCCTGAGTATGATCCCTTAACACTTAAAGCCGAATACGATAGGGATTTAGATAAGGGCTTGGATATTTCTATGCCGAAAAACTATTTTGAACAAGATGATCCAACAAAAGTGCCTCTTGTTAGATGGAGAGGCCACGCTAATATATTCTATTCTAACTGGTTAAACTACTACGTTTATCAGGAAACTCCATATAACTTAAATGACTTATAG
- the yunB gene encoding sporulation protein YunB, translating into MYNNYKRRKYLKYKIVSIVMLLTITFFGLFIYIDKNIAPTVQALGELKAQEIITIIVSNEVTKVLESGYKYDDMIIIKEDKEGNITLMQANTILLNRIQSDIAVGIQESLNQLKSSDNYIPLGGALGSQLLAQYGPKLKLGIMPVGVVDVNFASEFDQSGINQTRHRILLTVKTEVQVIVPFSSGKVSVPSYVPLVESVIVGKIPQSYFNIPQDNLLLTPLYSN; encoded by the coding sequence TTGTACAATAATTATAAAAGAAGAAAGTATCTAAAGTATAAAATTGTTTCAATAGTGATGCTGTTAACCATAACTTTTTTTGGTTTATTTATATATATAGATAAAAACATAGCCCCCACAGTACAAGCATTGGGAGAACTAAAGGCACAAGAAATTATAACGATCATAGTTAGTAATGAAGTGACGAAGGTATTAGAATCTGGTTATAAATACGACGATATGATTATAATAAAAGAGGATAAAGAAGGAAATATTACTCTAATGCAGGCGAATACGATACTTTTAAATAGAATCCAGTCGGATATAGCAGTAGGTATACAGGAAAGTCTGAATCAATTAAAGTCATCAGATAATTATATACCCTTAGGGGGAGCCTTAGGCAGTCAACTACTAGCACAATATGGGCCTAAACTAAAGCTTGGAATAATGCCAGTTGGGGTAGTTGATGTAAACTTTGCATCAGAGTTTGATCAGTCTGGTATTAACCAAACAAGACATAGAATACTTCTAACAGTAAAAACTGAAGTTCAAGTAATTGTTCCATTCAGCTCAGGCAAAGTTAGTGTACCGTCATATGTACCTTTAGTAGAGTCTGTTATAGTTGGAAAAATACCACAAAGCTATTTTAACATCCCACAGGACAATTTATTACTAACTCCTTTATATAGTAATTGA
- a CDS encoding CoA-binding protein: protein MDLKKTMLDKKVWAVIGATPDTSKFGYKIYKRLKNHGYTVYGVNPNYTEVEGEKIYRSIAELPEKPECIDMVVSPRISEKFLDEIKENGIEYVWFQPGTFDTAVIEKAESLNLKIVYKNYACVLVELG, encoded by the coding sequence ATGGATTTAAAGAAAACTATGCTAGATAAAAAGGTTTGGGCTGTAATTGGTGCCACACCTGATACTTCAAAGTTCGGATATAAGATTTATAAAAGACTTAAAAATCATGGGTATACTGTATATGGAGTAAATCCAAATTATACTGAGGTAGAAGGGGAAAAAATCTATAGGAGTATAGCTGAATTACCTGAAAAACCAGAGTGTATAGATATGGTTGTAAGTCCTAGAATATCTGAAAAATTCTTAGATGAAATTAAGGAAAATGGAATTGAGTACGTTTGGTTTCAGCCAGGAACTTTTGATACTGCAGTAATAGAAAAAGCAGAATCACTTAATCTAAAAATAGTTTATAAAAACTATGCTTGTGTATTAGTAGAATTAGGATAA